The genome window TTTTACGCCGTCCCGCGGTGCAATTGACGATGGTCCTGTTTGTCGCCTTTCTGGTCTATCTGATCGCATCGGCAGGCGGAGGAGGTACTCCCCTCGCCCGTGAAGTCGGTGTGGATCAGGCGTATCAAATGTATCAGGATGGGATATTCGTCCTGGATGTCCGCACCCAGGAGGAATGGGACGAATACCATGCGCCGAACACCACGCTCATTCCGCTCGATCAATTGCAGGCGCGCATCAATGAAGTGCCAGACGGTCGCGAGATCCTGGTGGTATGCCGTTCGGGAAACCGCAGCCAGGAGGGACGGGACATTCTGCTTGCGGCGGGATATAACGCCACCAGCATGTCCGGCGGATTGAAGGACTGGTACGCCAGAGGCTATCCCATCGAAGGCGCCCCCCAGTAGCAATCAGTTGAATCATGGAAAGGACTCTAAGGTCAAAACTTTAGAGTCCTTTTATTTTCGGTCGATCAGGTTCCGTTCATGGTTATAATTACCGCGTGCAAACCACAACAAGCTCCAATCGTCTGCCCCGCACATTGATACTGGCCATTGCCGCCGGCATTCTGGTCATGGTTGCAGCCAGCATGATCCCGGCTGGGTTTTTTGCCTGGCTGTGGGACCGCATGAATGTTTTTGCCACGGTCTTTCTTGGCATCTTCGTGGAGGCGGTCCCGTTTCTTTTGCTGGGGACGCTTGCATCTGGTTTGGTGGAGGTCTTCCTTGACCGAGACCAAATGGGCAGATGGATTTCCGGGCGCCCCGTTGCGGCGGCTGTGACCGGCGCATTTATGGGCATGGTCTTTCCCGTCTGTGAGTGCGGAGTCATCCCTCTCACGCGCAGGCTTTTCCACAAGGGACTCCCGCTTTCGGCGGGCATCGCCTTTTTGCTCGCCGCGCCCGTCTTGAATCCGATTGTCATATTGAGCACGGCGGCGGCGTTTGGCTGGGGGCAGATGCTTTTCTGGCGGATCGCTCTCAGCTTTGTGATCGCCGTCGTAACCGGTCTCATTTTCTCGGTCGAGAAGGAGGCGGGGAACGTATTGCGTCCCGTGCTGGTGCTTTCCCATGAGCATGATCCTGCCTCTGCAGGGTCAAATGATCCATTCACCGCAAAGATTCGCAAATCCTTGTTGATCACTGCGGATGAATTCTTTGAGATGGGGCGTTTCCTGATCATGGGCGCCGTGTTTGCGGCAGCGCTTCAGACCTTTGCCTCACAATCTTTCCTGCTCACGCTCGGGAGCGGACCCATCCTCTCGGTGCTGGTCATGCTGGCACTGGCGGTTTTGCTTTCGATCTGTTCCACCGTCGACTCGTTCGTGGCGCTGGGGTTTGTCGGCACGTTCAGTTTCGGTTCGGTGCTTTCCTTCCTTGTCTTCGGGCCGATGGTGGACATCAAAAGCGTGCTGATGTATCTGCAGGTGTTCAAAAGACGCTCCGTGTTTTATATTGTTGCCATTCCGTTCATGATAAGCCTGCTGTCAGGGCTGATCTTTAATTACTTCCAGCCATAGGGAACCTTATGCAAACGAGAATGTATCGCTCCTTTCAAGGACTGCTGCTGCTGGGGTTGTGCATCTTCTTCGCGTCCAAAGCCGCCAACGGACAACTGACCTGGTATATCAACAGCCGTTTCATTCCGCTGACGATTTTCGGGATCGTCTTCCTGGCGGTGCTGGCGCACACCATCTTTGCCGAGGTCAAACGCTCCCGCCGGCAGGATGACGCGCATGAGCATGACCATGCGCCCGCCCCTGTGAGTTTATGGTTCATGCTGGTGCCGTTGTTGATCGGCGTTCTCATCCCTGCACGCCCGCTGGACTCGTCCGCCTTCGCCACAAAGGGATTCAATACCAATTCGCCCCTGGTCAGCGCGGATTCCTCGGCGCTGATCTTTGAAACAGATTCCGAAGAGCGCAATGTTCTGGATTGGATCAAACTCTTTAATTATGAGGAAAACACCCTGCAATTCAACGGACAGAAGGCGTCCGTGATCGGTTTCGTTTACTTCGATGAAAGCCTGGGGGAGGATCAATTCTTCGTCAGCCGCTTTGTGGTCTCCTGCTGTGCGGCGGACGGCTTTGCGATCGCCATGGCGGCGGAATGGGATGATGCCGCTGCGCTCGAACAGGATTCATGGGTGCTGGTGAAAGGCATGATCGAATCGATTACGCTCAATGGCCGTGCCGTGCCGATGATCGCGGCCGAGTCTGTGCAGGCGGTCCCCGTCCCCAACCAGCCCTATCTCTTTCCATGAAACTTCGCCTTACCCTGGATACTGCCGCAATCGGCATCATTGTCCTGCTGGCGGTCTTCGTCGGGCTGACCGTCCTGGCCGGGGCACAGGCGGGTGTTCGGGTTTCAGCGAACCTGCCCGAGCGCGGCCTGATCGGCCCCCTCCAAACCATCGAGTTGACCTTCTCTGAATCCGTTGATCCCAACCTGACCGAGGCGCTTCTTTCGATCCAGCCTGCATTGGATGGACGCTTCGAATGGCTTGACTCTCGTTCCATGCAATTCGTTCCCGCCGCACCGTTTGAACTGGATACTGTTTACAAACTGACGCTGTTGCCCGGCAGAGTCAGCGCAACAGGCCGCGAGTTGAAAAAACAACAGGCCTGGGAGTTCTCCGTCCGCGCTCCATGGGTCGCCTATTTGGCAAGCGGCGAAAATCAAAGCAGCATCTGGGCGATGGATCTGAACGGCAATCCGCCGCGACGGCTCACGGATGAAAAGATAAAGGTCATTTCGTTCGACGTGGCGAAAAACGGTGAACTCATCATTTTCACCAGCGTCAACGGGCAGGGCGGCATCGACTTGTGGCGCATACCCCGCGCAGGCGGCGAGGCCTCCCTTCTGCTGGATTGCGCCCGCGACCGCTGCACCACGCCAGCCATTGCGCCCAACGGTTATCGCATCGCG of Anaerolineales bacterium contains these proteins:
- a CDS encoding rhodanese-like domain-containing protein, whose translation is MSRRKNKRSSSHNNRSGLSSILRRPAVQLTMVLFVAFLVYLIASAGGGGTPLAREVGVDQAYQMYQDGIFVLDVRTQEEWDEYHAPNTTLIPLDQLQARINEVPDGREILVVCRSGNRSQEGRDILLAAGYNATSMSGGLKDWYARGYPIEGAPQ
- a CDS encoding permease, with product MQTTTSSNRLPRTLILAIAAGILVMVAASMIPAGFFAWLWDRMNVFATVFLGIFVEAVPFLLLGTLASGLVEVFLDRDQMGRWISGRPVAAAVTGAFMGMVFPVCECGVIPLTRRLFHKGLPLSAGIAFLLAAPVLNPIVILSTAAAFGWGQMLFWRIALSFVIAVVTGLIFSVEKEAGNVLRPVLVLSHEHDPASAGSNDPFTAKIRKSLLITADEFFEMGRFLIMGAVFAAALQTFASQSFLLTLGSGPILSVLVMLALAVLLSICSTVDSFVALGFVGTFSFGSVLSFLVFGPMVDIKSVLMYLQVFKRRSVFYIVAIPFMISLLSGLIFNYFQP
- a CDS encoding TIGR03943 family protein yields the protein MQTRMYRSFQGLLLLGLCIFFASKAANGQLTWYINSRFIPLTIFGIVFLAVLAHTIFAEVKRSRRQDDAHEHDHAPAPVSLWFMLVPLLIGVLIPARPLDSSAFATKGFNTNSPLVSADSSALIFETDSEERNVLDWIKLFNYEENTLQFNGQKASVIGFVYFDESLGEDQFFVSRFVVSCCAADGFAIAMAAEWDDAAALEQDSWVLVKGMIESITLNGRAVPMIAAESVQAVPVPNQPYLFP